One Streptomyces drozdowiczii DNA segment encodes these proteins:
- a CDS encoding S1 family peptidase, whose amino-acid sequence MGCGDRATLVRLCDPAGRPRGTGFVADDRGTVVTSHEAVDGLPHLLLHGTDGRSHRVEAADITAVPEWDLALLPTGGPDALGVRPLPMCVRERIDPGTYVTVAAHGLREARVLGRTPVTYTSRGRTHRIDKALELALGTDGSDALRLGGAAVGGPVLDPDSGAVIAVIGLALRASHATAGCAAPLAGAPADGPLGELLRRNAATVPGYGPDLNLAGALQLTAMSVGSAGGPDERHEPVERPDVRTEAEAFAAAGPDAPAVVLALVGEPGTGRTTELAAVAARRATGPVPAPTLWLRGADLLADDTSVADAVARTLQQAGRIVGAAGAPGDMASATPERVARLAAASGVPLLVLLDAPEEMPPVLAHRLADWTTGTVGWLRENGARLVVGCRPEHWETAGGLCPPEALHRPGRPARRLPPAVRVTDFTAGQAERAREGLGLPPDALAVGHDRHPLTLRLLAEVREALPPDTPGRPGTEEVFAAHLDLMCLRIAVRIAAGSRPGPTAVRRLAARVAGQVHEAARRCLGPGQGELDRAAFEELFPWRTGWAPAVLTEGLLVPAGAGYRFAHEEVGDWIQSTHLDLDAALRALVHRWHAESADDDGRVPRPRRGGPAGDPMPAGGPLGTGPRSLPVPRHRIGPVLQALLLLARRHGTAALAHRLADLIEALDRLPEGAPDGDRTRPLSDPRWWAARLLGETLLRVPDARPYLGVLRLLAGRVVRGSAEAGGGGARGAYAEYGPWFWRELRLPEADRMDLFRRLVPADGPPGEGGGPPGEGDGDARFLDAVARRLAARPRTVQPLLCAWFTDERPLTAAGAGAERPTVAAAAQALLYARRDLAVDDLADALVSAGHPRAEELLAALAEDEPAALCRAVERWAGDEDRRPRRVAAVSYATLLAPRLTLDEDRDRVRRAALAVLARPADGELHGPVLALLVADPRTRARYLPQAVRAFVAEGPQEVRVPAAALAAALPTHADIVVTAYRDRLARPDQGAGEVLRALAGIDAPELALHAAGLVRAYAEGHPEDTAHTAAYLDRRLEHGPAARALLLPLLTGLLRDRPAAAPVRGSLAAVLASPGSPASQPTRDELLEVLLDAEQRGGAPDPVVLEALLRAAAAGCAGRSPVRTRALVHRTGMLLVRTPEGAALFDRRLVALVREVPGFGALVAGWLAEAPQEWAAVVGPSARRTVEALEAPMTMPMRAAGRAHGSLRPA is encoded by the coding sequence ATGGGATGCGGGGACCGGGCGACGCTGGTACGACTGTGCGATCCGGCCGGCCGGCCGCGAGGGACCGGCTTCGTCGCCGACGACCGGGGCACGGTCGTCACCAGCCACGAGGCGGTCGACGGCCTTCCGCACCTCCTGCTGCACGGCACGGACGGCCGCAGCCACCGCGTCGAGGCCGCCGACATCACCGCCGTCCCCGAATGGGACCTCGCCCTCCTGCCCACCGGCGGTCCCGACGCCCTCGGCGTACGGCCGCTGCCCATGTGCGTCCGCGAGCGCATCGATCCCGGTACGTATGTGACGGTCGCCGCACACGGCCTGCGCGAGGCGCGCGTCCTGGGCCGCACCCCCGTCACGTACACCAGCCGCGGCCGCACCCACCGGATCGACAAGGCCCTGGAACTGGCCCTCGGCACGGACGGCAGCGACGCGCTCAGGCTGGGCGGCGCGGCGGTCGGCGGCCCCGTGCTCGACCCGGACAGCGGCGCCGTCATCGCCGTCATCGGGCTCGCCCTGCGCGCCTCCCACGCCACCGCCGGCTGCGCCGCCCCCTTGGCCGGGGCGCCCGCCGACGGGCCCCTGGGCGAGCTGCTGCGGCGCAACGCCGCGACCGTCCCCGGCTACGGCCCCGATCTCAACCTCGCCGGTGCCCTCCAGCTCACCGCCATGTCCGTCGGCTCGGCGGGCGGCCCGGACGAGCGCCACGAGCCGGTGGAGCGCCCCGACGTCCGGACCGAGGCCGAGGCGTTCGCGGCGGCCGGGCCGGACGCACCCGCCGTGGTCCTCGCCCTCGTGGGCGAGCCGGGCACCGGCCGCACCACCGAACTCGCCGCCGTCGCCGCGCGCCGGGCGACCGGCCCGGTGCCGGCGCCCACGCTGTGGCTGCGCGGCGCCGACCTCCTCGCGGACGACACCTCCGTCGCCGACGCCGTCGCGCGCACGCTCCAGCAGGCCGGGCGCATCGTCGGCGCCGCCGGGGCCCCGGGCGACATGGCGAGCGCCACACCCGAGCGGGTCGCCCGGCTGGCCGCGGCCTCCGGCGTGCCGCTGCTGGTCCTGCTGGACGCCCCGGAGGAGATGCCGCCCGTCCTGGCGCACCGGCTCGCCGACTGGACCACCGGCACCGTCGGCTGGCTCCGCGAGAACGGCGCCCGGCTCGTCGTCGGCTGCCGCCCCGAGCACTGGGAGACGGCCGGCGGGCTCTGCCCGCCCGAGGCCCTGCACCGGCCCGGCAGGCCCGCCCGCCGACTGCCCCCGGCCGTCCGCGTCACCGACTTCACGGCAGGCCAGGCCGAACGCGCCAGGGAAGGGCTCGGCCTCCCGCCCGACGCCCTCGCCGTCGGCCACGACCGCCATCCGCTGACCCTCCGGCTGCTGGCCGAGGTACGCGAGGCCCTGCCGCCGGACACCCCCGGGCGCCCCGGCACGGAGGAGGTCTTCGCCGCCCACCTCGACCTGATGTGCCTGCGCATCGCCGTCCGCATCGCCGCCGGGAGCCGCCCCGGGCCCACGGCGGTGCGGCGGCTGGCGGCCCGGGTGGCCGGACAGGTCCACGAGGCGGCCCGCCGCTGCCTCGGCCCCGGCCAGGGCGAGCTGGACCGGGCCGCCTTCGAGGAGCTGTTCCCCTGGCGCACGGGGTGGGCCCCGGCGGTCCTCACCGAAGGGCTCCTCGTCCCGGCCGGCGCCGGCTACCGCTTCGCCCACGAAGAGGTGGGGGACTGGATCCAGAGCACGCACCTCGATCTGGACGCGGCCCTGCGGGCGCTGGTGCACCGGTGGCACGCGGAATCGGCGGACGACGACGGCCGGGTGCCGCGCCCCCGCCGGGGCGGACCGGCCGGGGACCCGATGCCGGCCGGGGGCCCGCTCGGGACCGGACCGCGCAGCCTGCCCGTGCCCCGGCACCGGATCGGCCCGGTGCTCCAGGCCCTCCTGCTGCTGGCCCGCCGCCACGGCACGGCCGCCCTGGCCCACCGCCTCGCGGACCTCATCGAGGCGCTGGACCGGCTGCCGGAGGGGGCGCCCGACGGCGACCGGACCCGGCCCCTCTCCGACCCCCGTTGGTGGGCCGCCCGGCTGCTCGGCGAGACCTTGCTCCGGGTGCCCGACGCGCGGCCGTATCTCGGGGTGCTGCGGCTGCTCGCCGGGCGCGTCGTGCGGGGTTCCGCCGAGGCGGGCGGGGGAGGGGCGCGCGGGGCGTACGCCGAATACGGGCCCTGGTTCTGGCGGGAGTTGCGGCTGCCCGAGGCGGACCGGATGGACCTCTTCCGCCGCCTCGTCCCGGCGGACGGGCCGCCGGGCGAGGGGGGCGGGCCGCCGGGCGAGGGGGACGGCGACGCCCGGTTCCTCGACGCCGTGGCCCGGCGGCTCGCCGCCCGTCCGCGTACGGTGCAGCCCCTCCTGTGCGCCTGGTTCACGGACGAGCGTCCCTTGACGGCGGCCGGGGCCGGGGCGGAGCGGCCCACCGTCGCCGCCGCCGCGCAGGCGCTGCTGTACGCCCGCCGGGACCTCGCCGTCGACGACCTGGCCGACGCGCTCGTCTCCGCCGGGCACCCCCGGGCCGAGGAACTGCTCGCCGCGCTCGCCGAGGACGAGCCCGCCGCGCTCTGCCGGGCTGTCGAGCGCTGGGCCGGGGACGAGGACCGGCGGCCCCGTCGCGTCGCCGCCGTCTCGTACGCGACCCTCCTCGCCCCCCGCCTGACCCTGGACGAGGACCGCGACCGGGTGCGCCGGGCCGCGCTCGCCGTGCTGGCCCGCCCGGCCGACGGCGAGCTGCACGGACCGGTTCTCGCCCTGCTCGTCGCGGACCCCCGCACCCGGGCCCGCTACCTCCCGCAGGCCGTCCGGGCCTTCGTCGCCGAGGGCCCGCAGGAGGTGCGCGTGCCCGCCGCCGCGCTCGCCGCCGCCCTGCCCACGCACGCGGACATCGTGGTGACCGCCTACCGGGACCGGCTGGCGCGGCCGGACCAGGGCGCGGGCGAGGTGCTGCGGGCCCTGGCCGGGATCGACGCCCCGGAACTCGCGCTGCACGCCGCCGGACTCGTACGCGCCTACGCCGAGGGCCACCCGGAGGACACCGCGCACACCGCCGCCTACCTCGACCGCCGCCTGGAGCACGGGCCCGCCGCGCGCGCCCTGCTGCTGCCGCTGCTCACCGGGCTGCTCCGGGACCGCCCGGCGGCGGCGCCGGTCCGGGGATCGCTCGCCGCGGTGCTCGCCTCGCCCGGCAGCCCCGCCTCGCAGCCCACCCGCGACGAGCTGCTGGAGGTGCTGCTCGACGCCGAGCAGCGCGGCGGGGCCCCGGACCCCGTGGTCCTGGAGGCCCTGCTGCGGGCCGCCGCGGCCGGCTGCGCCGGGCGGTCACCGGTGCGCACCCGGGCGCTGGTGCACCGGACCGGGATGCTCCTCGTGCGTACCCCGGAAGGAGCCGCCCTGTTCGACCGGCGGCTCGTGGCGCTGGTCCGCGAAGTGCCCGGGTTCGGCGCGCTGGTCGCCGGCTGGCTGGCCGAGGCGCCGCAGGAGTGGGCGGCCGTCGTGGGGCCCAGCGCACGGCGCACGGTGGAGGCGCTGGAGGCTCCTATGACCATGCCGATGCGGGCCGCAGGGCGTGCGCATGGCAGTCTTAGACCTGCGTAA
- the truB gene encoding tRNA pseudouridine(55) synthase TruB, with the protein MTTQNNRTPDGLVIVDKPSGFTSHDVVAKMRGIARTRRVGHAGTLDPMATGVLVLGVEKATKLLGHLALTEKEYLGTIRLGQNTVTDDAEGEITSSADASGVTREAIDAGVSALTGAIMQVPSKVSAIKIDGKRSYARVRGGEEFEIPARPVTVSSFHVYDVREAVAEDGTPVLDLVVSVVCSSGTYIRAIARDLGAGLGVGGHLTALRRTRVGPYGLDAARTLDQHQEELTVMPVAEAAASAFPRWDVDEKRAKLLLNGVRLDMPAHPPGPVAVFGPDGQFLVLVEEQKGKAKSLAVFG; encoded by the coding sequence ATGACCACGCAGAACAACAGGACGCCGGATGGCCTTGTCATTGTCGACAAGCCGTCCGGCTTCACTTCGCACGACGTCGTCGCCAAGATGCGCGGTATCGCCCGTACCCGCCGCGTCGGCCACGCCGGGACCCTGGACCCGATGGCGACGGGCGTGCTCGTGCTCGGCGTCGAGAAGGCCACCAAGCTCCTCGGCCACCTCGCGCTGACCGAGAAGGAATACCTGGGCACGATCCGGCTCGGCCAGAACACCGTCACGGACGACGCGGAGGGCGAGATCACCTCGTCCGCCGACGCCTCCGGGGTGACGCGCGAGGCGATCGACGCGGGGGTCTCCGCCCTGACCGGCGCCATCATGCAGGTGCCGTCCAAGGTCAGCGCCATCAAGATCGACGGCAAGCGGTCCTACGCGCGGGTGCGCGGCGGCGAGGAGTTCGAGATCCCGGCCCGGCCGGTGACCGTCTCGTCCTTCCACGTCTACGACGTCCGCGAGGCCGTCGCCGAGGACGGTACGCCGGTGCTCGACCTGGTCGTCTCGGTGGTCTGCTCCTCGGGGACGTACATCCGGGCCATCGCCCGTGACCTGGGCGCCGGGCTCGGCGTGGGCGGCCATCTGACCGCCCTGCGCCGCACCCGCGTCGGCCCGTACGGGCTGGACGCGGCGCGCACCCTGGACCAGCACCAGGAGGAGCTGACCGTGATGCCGGTGGCCGAGGCCGCCGCGTCGGCGTTCCCCCGCTGGGACGTGGACGAGAAGCGGGCGAAGCTGCTGCTGAACGGCGTACGCCTGGACATGCCCGCCCACCCGCCGGGACCGGTCGCCGTCTTCGGGCCCGACGGGCAGTTCCTGGTGCTGGTCGAGGAGCAGAAGGGCAAGGCCAAGAGCCTCGCCGTCTTCGGCTGA
- the rbfA gene encoding 30S ribosome-binding factor RbfA has translation MADNARAKKLADLIQEVVAGKLQRGIKDPRLGTHVTITDVRVTGDLREATVFYTVYGDDEERASAAAGLQSAKGILRSAVGSAAGTKFTPTLTFVADALPENARAIEDLLDRARASDAKVREASSGATYAGEADPYRKPEDEDTASE, from the coding sequence GTGGCCGACAACGCGCGGGCTAAGAAGCTGGCGGACCTCATCCAGGAGGTGGTCGCCGGGAAACTGCAGCGCGGCATCAAGGACCCGCGCCTGGGGACCCATGTGACGATCACGGACGTCCGGGTCACCGGTGACCTGCGGGAGGCCACGGTCTTCTACACGGTCTACGGCGACGACGAGGAGCGGGCCAGCGCCGCGGCCGGCCTGCAGAGCGCCAAGGGCATCCTGCGCTCGGCGGTCGGCTCGGCGGCGGGGACGAAGTTCACCCCGACGCTCACCTTCGTGGCCGACGCCCTCCCGGAGAACGCCCGGGCCATCGAGGACCTGCTCGACCGGGCGCGGGCCTCGGACGCCAAGGTGCGCGAGGCGTCCTCGGGCGCCACGTACGCCGGTGAGGCGGACCCGTACCGCAAGCCGGAGGACGAGGACACCGCCTCCGAATGA
- a CDS encoding DUF503 domain-containing protein: MYVGTLSFDLLLGDVRSLKEKRSVVRPIVAELQRKYAVSAAETGDQDLHRRAEIGLAVVSGDTRHLTDVLDRCERLVAARPEVELLSVRRRLHSDEDD, encoded by the coding sequence ATGTATGTGGGGACACTGTCCTTCGACCTGCTTCTCGGCGACGTACGGTCGCTGAAGGAGAAGCGTTCCGTGGTCCGTCCGATCGTCGCCGAACTCCAGCGCAAGTACGCGGTGAGCGCGGCGGAGACGGGCGACCAGGACCTCCATCGCAGGGCCGAGATCGGCCTCGCCGTGGTGTCCGGGGACACCCGGCACCTCACAGACGTACTCGACCGGTGCGAGCGCCTCGTCGCCGCCCGGCCGGAAGTGGAGCTGCTGTCCGTACGACGGCGGCTGCACAGCGACGAAGACGATTGA
- the infB gene encoding translation initiation factor IF-2 has product MAKVRVYELAKEFGVESKVVMAKLQELGEFVRSASSTIEAPVVRKLTDALQGPGGNAGKPAAKPGAPRKAAPAKPAAPSPAPAARPAAPKPGAPAPKPAAAEAPSSTPSAPSAPAPGPRPGPKPAPKAPVTPVPAAEFSAPAPAQPAAPQAPRPTGATPGPRPARPAPAGQQGGGQRDGGQRGGERPARPAGQGAPRPGARPAGPRPGNNPFTSGGSTGMSRPQAPRPGGAPRPGGGQERPGAPRPQGGPGGAPRPQGQGGAPRPTPGGMPRPQAPRPGGGPGGNRPNPGMMPQRPAAGPRPGGGPGGGRGPGGGGRPGGAGRPGGGGFAGRPAGPGGGGGGFAGRPGGGGGGGAGRPGGGGGFGGRPGFGGRPGGPGGRGGTQGAFGRPGGPARRGRKSKRQRRQEYEAMQAPSVGGVMLPRGNGQAVRLSRGASLTDFAEKINANPASLVGVMMNLGEMVTATQSVSDETLKLLADEMNFVLEIVSPEEEDRELLESFDIEFGEDEGGDEALLPRPPVVTVMGHVDHGKTRLLDAIRKTNVIAGEAGGITQHIGAYQVSADVNGEDRRITFIDTPGHEAFTAMRARGAKSTDIAILVVAANDGVMPQTIEALNHAKAADVPIVVAVNKIDVEGADPTKVRGQLTEFGLVAEEYGGDTMFVDISAKQGLHIDQLLEAVVLTADASLDLRANPEQDAQGIAIESHLDRGRGAVATVLVQRGTLRVGDTMVVGDAYGRVRAMLDDKGENVEEAGPSTPVLVLGLTNVPGAGDNFLVVDEDRTARQIAEKRAARERNANFARKGVRFSLENLDEALKAGLVQELNLIIKGDASGSVEALESSLLQLDVGEEVDIRVLHRGVGAVTESDIDLATGSDAIVIGFNVRAAGRAQQMADREGVDVRYYSVIYQAIEEIEAALKGMLKPEYEEVELGTAEIREIFRSSKLGNIAGVLVRSGEVKRNTKARLLRDGKVVAENLTISGLRRFKDDVTEIREGFEGGINLGNFNDIKIDDVIATYEMREKPRG; this is encoded by the coding sequence GTGGCTAAGGTCCGGGTATACGAACTCGCCAAGGAGTTCGGTGTGGAGAGCAAGGTCGTCATGGCCAAGCTCCAAGAACTCGGTGAATTCGTCCGTTCGGCGTCCTCGACGATCGAGGCGCCGGTCGTGCGCAAGTTGACTGACGCACTGCAGGGGCCCGGCGGCAACGCCGGCAAGCCCGCTGCCAAGCCGGGCGCGCCCCGTAAGGCCGCCCCCGCCAAGCCCGCGGCGCCGTCTCCGGCCCCCGCGGCACGTCCCGCTGCCCCGAAGCCCGGCGCCCCGGCCCCCAAGCCGGCCGCCGCCGAGGCACCGAGCAGCACCCCCTCCGCCCCGTCGGCGCCGGCCCCCGGCCCGCGTCCGGGCCCGAAGCCCGCGCCGAAGGCCCCGGTCACCCCGGTGCCCGCCGCGGAGTTCTCGGCCCCGGCCCCGGCCCAGCCGGCCGCGCCGCAGGCACCGCGCCCCACCGGCGCGACCCCCGGCCCCCGTCCCGCGCGTCCGGCCCCGGCCGGTCAGCAGGGTGGCGGCCAGCGTGACGGCGGCCAGCGCGGCGGCGAGCGCCCCGCGCGTCCCGCCGGCCAGGGCGCCCCGCGCCCCGGCGCCCGTCCGGCCGGTCCCCGTCCGGGCAACAACCCCTTCACCTCCGGTGGCTCGACGGGCATGTCCCGTCCGCAGGCACCCCGTCCCGGCGGCGCCCCGCGTCCCGGCGGCGGCCAGGAGCGCCCCGGCGCCCCGCGTCCGCAGGGCGGCCCCGGTGGCGCCCCGCGCCCGCAGGGCCAGGGTGGCGCGCCGCGTCCGACCCCGGGCGGCATGCCCCGGCCGCAGGCGCCCCGTCCGGGCGGCGGCCCCGGTGGTAACCGACCCAACCCGGGCATGATGCCGCAGCGTCCCGCTGCCGGTCCCCGTCCCGGTGGCGGCCCCGGCGGCGGCCGCGGTCCCGGCGGCGGCGGTCGTCCGGGCGGCGCGGGTCGTCCCGGTGGCGGCGGCTTCGCGGGTCGTCCGGCCGGTCCCGGCGGCGGTGGCGGCGGCTTCGCCGGCCGTCCCGGTGGCGGCGGCGGTGGCGGCGCGGGCCGTCCCGGCGGCGGCGGTGGCTTCGGCGGCCGTCCCGGCTTCGGTGGACGTCCCGGCGGTCCCGGTGGCCGTGGTGGCACGCAGGGCGCCTTCGGCCGTCCCGGCGGTCCTGCGCGTCGCGGCCGCAAGTCGAAGCGGCAGAGGCGCCAGGAGTACGAGGCCATGCAGGCCCCGTCGGTCGGCGGCGTGATGCTGCCTCGCGGCAACGGACAGGCCGTCCGGCTGTCGCGCGGTGCCTCGCTCACCGACTTCGCCGAGAAGATCAACGCCAACCCGGCTTCGCTGGTCGGCGTCATGATGAACCTCGGCGAGATGGTCACCGCCACGCAGTCCGTCTCCGACGAGACGCTGAAGCTCCTCGCGGACGAGATGAACTTCGTCCTGGAGATCGTCAGCCCGGAGGAGGAGGACCGCGAGCTGCTCGAGTCCTTCGACATCGAGTTCGGCGAGGACGAGGGCGGCGACGAGGCCCTGCTGCCGCGTCCGCCGGTCGTGACCGTCATGGGTCACGTCGACCACGGTAAGACGCGACTCCTGGACGCGATCCGCAAGACGAACGTCATCGCGGGCGAGGCCGGTGGCATCACCCAGCACATCGGTGCCTACCAGGTCTCGGCCGACGTCAACGGCGAGGACCGTCGGATCACCTTCATCGACACCCCGGGTCACGAGGCGTTCACCGCCATGCGTGCCCGTGGTGCGAAGTCGACCGACATCGCGATCCTCGTGGTGGCGGCGAACGACGGTGTGATGCCCCAGACGATCGAGGCGCTGAACCACGCCAAGGCGGCCGACGTGCCGATCGTGGTCGCGGTCAACAAGATCGACGTCGAGGGCGCCGACCCGACCAAGGTGCGCGGTCAGCTCACCGAGTTCGGTCTGGTGGCCGAGGAGTACGGCGGCGACACCATGTTCGTCGACATCTCCGCCAAGCAGGGTCTGCACATCGACCAGCTGCTGGAGGCCGTCGTCCTCACCGCCGACGCCTCGCTCGACCTGCGGGCCAACCCGGAGCAGGACGCGCAGGGCATCGCGATCGAGTCCCACCTCGACCGCGGCCGCGGTGCCGTCGCGACCGTCCTGGTCCAGCGAGGCACCCTGCGGGTCGGCGACACGATGGTGGTCGGCGACGCCTACGGCCGTGTCCGCGCGATGCTCGACGACAAGGGCGAGAACGTCGAGGAAGCGGGTCCGTCGACCCCCGTCCTCGTGCTCGGTCTCACCAACGTCCCGGGCGCCGGCGACAACTTCCTCGTCGTGGACGAGGACCGTACGGCCCGCCAGATCGCCGAGAAGCGTGCCGCTCGCGAGCGCAACGCCAACTTCGCCCGCAAGGGTGTCCGGTTCTCCCTGGAGAACCTGGACGAGGCGCTCAAGGCCGGTCTGGTCCAGGAGCTCAACCTCATCATCAAGGGCGACGCGTCCGGTTCGGTGGAGGCCCTCGAGTCCTCGCTGCTCCAGCTCGACGTCGGTGAAGAGGTCGACATCCGGGTCCTGCACCGCGGTGTGGGTGCGGTCACCGAGTCGGACATCGACCTGGCGACCGGCTCCGACGCCATCGTGATCGGCTTCAACGTGCGCGCCGCCGGGCGTGCGCAGCAGATGGCCGACCGCGAGGGTGTGGACGTCCGTTACTACTCGGTCATCTACCAGGCGATCGAGGAGATCGAGGCGGCCCTCAAGGGCATGCTCAAGCCGGAGTACGAAGAGGTCGAGCTGGGTACGGCGGAGATCCGCGAGATCTTCCGCTCGTCCAAGCTGGGCAACATCGCCGGTGTGCTCGTCCGGTCCGGCGAGGTCAAGCGCAACACCAAGGCGCGCCTGCTGCGCGACGGCAAGGTCGTCGCGGAGAACCTCACCATCTCCGGTCTGCGCCGCTTCAAGGACGACGTCACCGAGATCCGCGAAGGCTTCGAGGGCGGTATCAACCTCGGAAACTTCAACGACATCAAGATCGACGACGTCATCGCGACGTACGAGATGCGCGAGAAGCCGCGAGGCTGA
- a CDS encoding YlxR family protein, with translation MSGRTHARACPERTCVGCRERAAKNELLRIVADGDHCVPDPRGTLPGRGAYVHPVPDCLDLAVRRRAFPRAFKAKGPFDPTAVQRFVERVTP, from the coding sequence GTGTCTGGCCGGACGCACGCCCGCGCTTGCCCTGAGCGAACCTGTGTGGGATGCCGGGAGCGGGCGGCCAAGAACGAGTTGCTGCGCATCGTCGCGGACGGGGACCACTGCGTCCCCGATCCTCGCGGTACGCTGCCCGGCCGGGGTGCCTACGTGCATCCCGTCCCCGACTGTCTGGACCTGGCGGTTCGCCGCCGGGCATTCCCCCGGGCCTTCAAGGCCAAGGGGCCGTTCGACCCGACCGCGGTACAGCGGTTCGTCGAGCGGGTGACACCGTAA
- the nusA gene encoding transcription termination factor NusA produces the protein MDIDVKLLKGLAQDKEIPFDVLVEAIESALLIAYHRTDGSHRRARVELDERGHVTVWAKEDPADLEEGQEPKEFDDTPSGFGRIAATTAKQVILQRLRDAEDDRTFGEYAGHEGDVVTGVVQQGKDPKNVLVDIGKLEAILPVQEQVPGEEYTHGLRLRTYVVRVAKGVRGPSVTLSRTHPNLVKKLFALEVPEIADGSVEICAIAREAGHRTKIAVRSTRSGLNAKGACIGPMGGRVRNVMAELHGEKIDIVDWSDDPAEMVANALSPARVSEVEVVDLAARSARVTVPDYQLSLAIGKEGQNARLAARLTGWRIDIRPDTETDAERDVADRERAERARERSDRR, from the coding sequence GTGGACATCGACGTGAAGCTGCTGAAGGGCTTGGCGCAGGACAAGGAGATCCCGTTCGACGTCCTGGTCGAGGCGATCGAGTCGGCCCTCCTCATCGCGTACCACCGCACCGACGGCAGCCACCGCAGGGCGCGCGTGGAGCTGGACGAGCGCGGCCATGTGACGGTGTGGGCCAAGGAGGACCCGGCCGATCTGGAGGAGGGGCAGGAGCCCAAGGAGTTCGACGACACCCCGTCGGGCTTCGGCCGGATCGCCGCGACCACCGCCAAGCAGGTCATCCTCCAGCGTCTGCGCGACGCCGAGGACGACCGCACGTTCGGCGAGTACGCGGGCCACGAGGGCGATGTCGTCACCGGCGTCGTGCAGCAGGGCAAGGACCCGAAGAACGTCCTGGTCGACATCGGCAAGCTGGAGGCCATCCTGCCGGTGCAGGAGCAGGTGCCCGGCGAGGAGTACACCCACGGCCTGCGGCTGCGCACGTACGTCGTGCGCGTCGCCAAGGGCGTGCGCGGTCCCTCCGTCACGCTGTCGCGGACCCACCCCAACCTGGTGAAGAAGCTCTTCGCGCTGGAGGTCCCGGAGATCGCCGACGGTTCCGTCGAGATCTGCGCGATCGCCCGCGAGGCCGGCCACCGCACCAAGATCGCGGTCCGCTCGACCCGCTCCGGCCTCAACGCCAAGGGCGCCTGCATCGGCCCGATGGGCGGCCGGGTGCGCAACGTGATGGCCGAGCTGCACGGCGAGAAGATCGACATCGTGGACTGGTCGGACGACCCGGCCGAGATGGTCGCCAACGCGCTGTCACCCGCACGGGTGAGCGAGGTCGAGGTCGTTGACCTCGCGGCCCGTTCCGCCCGGGTGACCGTGCCGGACTACCAGCTCTCCCTGGCCATCGGCAAGGAGGGGCAGAACGCCCGCCTGGCCGCCCGGCTCACCGGCTGGCGCATCGACATCCGCCCGGACACCGAGACCGACGCCGAGCGCGACGTCGCCGACCGCGAGCGCGCCGAGCGGGCCCGGGAGCGCTCGGACCGGCGCTGA